A region from the Rhodospirillaceae bacterium genome encodes:
- a CDS encoding flavin reductase produces MFFDPRDVGMKPEPFKHSVYTALVVPRPIGWISTVSVNGIXNLAPFSFFNSISGEPPCVMFCPNGFKAGTAEPKDSLVNAEETGEFVFNMCTYDLRHEMNATSKHVPASIDEMAEAGLEAADCINVKPPRVQSSPIALECKYLQTIHLPSNKSNIANNMVIGEVVGIHISSTMVVDGKVDARKIKPLARLGYLDYASIEPVNIFPIDRPE; encoded by the coding sequence ATGTTTTTTGATCCGAGAGATGTTGGCATGAAGCCTGAACCGTTCAAACACTCAGTCTACACCGCCTTGGTTGTGCCTAGGCCTATTGGGTGGATTAGCACTGTGAGTGTTAATGGCATCGNAAATCTTGCTCCTTTCAGTTTCTTCAATTCAATATCTGGTGAGCCCCCATGCGTAATGTTTTGTCCAAATGGCTTTAAGGCAGGGACAGCTGAGCCAAAGGACTCTCTGGTGAACGCGGAAGAGACGGGCGAGTTTGTATTCAATATGTGCACCTATGATCTGCGCCACGAGATGAACGCTACGTCCAAGCATGTGCCGGCAAGCATTGATGAGATGGCAGAAGCTGGCTTGGAGGCAGCCGACTGTATTAATGTTAAGCCTCCGCGTGTCCAGAGTTCACCAATTGCTCTAGAGTGTAAGTATCTACAGACAATTCATCTTCCTTCAAACAAATCCAATATTGCAAACAATATGGTGATTGGTGAGGTTGTGGGTATACATATTTCTTCCACCATGGTGGTTGATGGGAAAGTGGATGCCAGAAAAATCAAGCCTTTGGCCAGATTAGGTTATTTGGATTATGCTTCTATCGAACCAGTCAATATCTTCCCCATAGATAGACCCGAATGA
- a CDS encoding enoyl-CoA hydratase (Catalyzes the reversible hydration of unsaturated fatty acyl-CoA to beta-hydroxyacyl-CoA) → MPEGRVVVEKDQSLGRVIFDNIKKHNAMSQAMWDQLAAAMKFFEKEDDIRVVVLEGAGEKSFVSGADISKFESERSDSSRIKEYGVSVERAYSAVQFAIKPTIAKIDGYCYGGGMGIAVCADLRICSENSSFCIPAAKLGVGYGHANTKVLLDLVGPAFTKEIFYTGRRFSSQEALNMGLVNCIQPQDELNQYVANYVEIISNNAPLSVRATNLIVNELLKDKEERDDAFCQKLVEDCSDSQDIEEGRRAFMEKRRPMFVGY, encoded by the coding sequence ATGCCCGAAGGTAGAGTTGTGGTGGAAAAGGATCAAAGTCTTGGCCGTGTTATCTTTGACAACATAAAAAAGCATAATGCGATGTCGCAAGCTATGTGGGATCAACTTGCTGCTGCCATGAAATTTTTCGAGAAAGAGGACGATATAAGGGTAGTGGTTCTCGAGGGCGCCGGAGAAAAGTCATTTGTTTCTGGTGCAGATATTTCCAAATTCGAAAGCGAACGTTCTGATAGCAGTCGCATAAAGGAATACGGCGTGTCTGTTGAGCGAGCGTATAGTGCGGTCCAATTCGCAATTAAGCCAACTATTGCAAAGATCGATGGCTATTGTTACGGAGGTGGTATGGGAATTGCAGTATGCGCTGATTTGCGGATATGTTCAGAGAATTCTAGCTTTTGCATTCCTGCCGCTAAACTTGGAGTTGGTTACGGGCATGCGAACACAAAGGTACTTTTGGATTTAGTGGGTCCAGCATTTACCAAAGAGATTTTTTATACAGGCCGCCGATTTAGTAGCCAAGAGGCGTTGAACATGGGATTGGTCAATTGTATACAGCCGCAAGATGAGCTGAATCAATACGTTGCCAATTATGTAGAGATTATTTCCAATAACGCTCCATTATCAGTAAGGGCAACAAATTTAATTGTGAACGAGTTACTTAAGGATAAGGAAGAACGTGATGATGCATTTTGTCAAAAGCTTGTCGAAGATTGTTCTGATAGTCAGGATATAGAAGAGGGTCGACGTGCATTTATGGAAAAACGAAGACCGATGTTCGTTGGTTATTAG
- a CDS encoding 3-beta hydroxysteroid dehydrogenase has product MARLDGKIALITGGASGFGAATAKIFSLEGAKVVLTDKNTAGVKSVATEIGSLATSLTHDVSLEEDWDRVIKEAISMHGRIDILMNNAGVMGTGAPQDVENMSLAEWKFVQDINSNGVFLGCRAVIREMKSTGGGSIINISSTAGIRAAPDIAAYGASKGAVRQLTKSVAAYCGLKGYNIRCNSIHPGMVRTPLGEAVLKLYGDLESSAKNRTRSVPLGRLGTVEDVAYAALYLASDEARYINSNELFVDGGMLGGGTLGG; this is encoded by the coding sequence ATGGCACGTTTGGATGGAAAAATTGCCCTGATTACTGGTGGGGCCTCAGGTTTTGGGGCCGCAACTGCTAAAATTTTTTCCCTTGAGGGGGCGAAAGTAGTTTTAACCGATAAGAATACTGCTGGAGTGAAGTCAGTTGCGACAGAAATTGGTTCGTTAGCTACATCTTTAACACACGATGTATCCCTTGAGGAAGATTGGGACCGTGTTATTAAGGAAGCCATCAGCATGCATGGACGGATTGATATTCTCATGAACAATGCGGGGGTGATGGGGACGGGGGCTCCGCAGGATGTCGAAAATATGAGCTTAGCCGAGTGGAAGTTTGTGCAGGATATCAATAGCAATGGGGTTTTCCTCGGCTGTCGGGCTGTAATTCGGGAAATGAAGAGTACAGGCGGTGGATCAATTATTAATATTTCCTCCACTGCGGGAATTCGCGCCGCACCGGATATAGCGGCATACGGCGCATCGAAAGGCGCTGTTCGGCAGTTAACTAAGTCAGTAGCAGCTTACTGTGGGCTCAAAGGCTATAATATTCGGTGTAACTCAATCCACCCGGGTATGGTTCGAACTCCTCTTGGAGAAGCTGTCTTAAAACTGTACGGTGATCTTGAGAGTTCTGCGAAAAACAGAACAAGGTCAGTGCCCCTTGGGCGACTTGGCACAGTGGAAGATGTTGCCTATGCCGCACTTTATTTGGCGTCAGATGAAGCCCGCTACATCAACAGTAATGAGCTCTTTGTTGACGGTGGTATGCTTGGTGGCGGCACACTTGGTGGGTGA
- a CDS encoding quinone oxidoreductase has product MKAAIIGKHGVEVGDVAKPEPQPNEVLTKTVACGLNRADVLMAAGAFGGVSSGSGTVIGMEWAGQVESVGADVKNFSPGDRVMCAGGGGYAEYAVSDYGRTMKIPSADISYEQAATFPIALQTMHNAIVTRGRLKKGESVLIQGASSGVGLMAMQIARYMGAGQVFGTSSNEGRRSRLAEFGADAVFDPKDPSWVDAVLAATGGEGVDLIVDQVSGPVANQNLAATRVLGRIVNVGRLGGGMAEFNFDLHALRRIEYIGVTFRTRSPEEIRSLVAAVERDLRVAIEEGILSLPIDKVFALSEASSALSYMEANQHFGKIVLKV; this is encoded by the coding sequence ATGAAAGCAGCAATTATTGGTAAACATGGCGTAGAAGTAGGTGATGTCGCTAAGCCTGAACCTCAACCCAATGAGGTTCTGACAAAGACCGTTGCGTGTGGTTTGAATAGAGCAGATGTCTTAATGGCGGCGGGGGCGTTTGGGGGGGTGTCAAGTGGATCAGGGACTGTCATCGGGATGGAATGGGCAGGCCAAGTTGAGTCCGTTGGAGCGGACGTGAAAAATTTTTCGCCAGGGGATCGCGTAATGTGTGCTGGTGGTGGGGGTTATGCTGAGTACGCGGTAAGCGACTATGGCCGTACCATGAAAATACCGAGTGCCGATATATCTTATGAACAGGCGGCAACCTTTCCCATCGCTCTCCAGACGATGCATAATGCTATTGTTACCAGAGGCCGCCTTAAAAAGGGGGAGAGTGTCCTTATACAAGGGGCAAGTTCCGGGGTCGGATTAATGGCCATGCAGATAGCCCGCTATATGGGGGCGGGCCAGGTGTTTGGTACGTCAAGCAATGAGGGTCGTCGCAGCCGGCTAGCCGAATTTGGTGCTGATGCCGTATTTGATCCGAAAGATCCTTCGTGGGTTGACGCTGTCCTAGCGGCGACGGGAGGCGAAGGAGTTGATCTCATCGTGGATCAAGTGTCTGGCCCTGTTGCGAACCAAAACTTGGCGGCAACCAGGGTTCTTGGTCGGATTGTCAATGTCGGCAGGCTTGGAGGAGGCATGGCGGAGTTTAATTTTGATCTTCATGCCTTGCGTCGGATCGAGTATATCGGCGTGACCTTTAGAACTCGCTCACCTGAGGAAATACGAAGCTTGGTTGCTGCTGTGGAACGAGATCTTAGAGTAGCAATCGAAGAGGGAATCTTAAGCCTCCCGATCGATAAGGTATTTGCACTCAGCGAGGCATCATCCGCGTTGTCTTATATGGAAGCCAACCAGCATTTTGGTAAAATTGTATTAAAAGTTTAA
- a CDS encoding FMN-binding glutamate synthase family protein: MYTFSDWLWGRYSGLFYSAAGAVAFFAASIANMMFLPACLIFTFVAAVGAANFSQKRSNVLTNYPILAYFRFFFENIRPELRQYFWESDSDELPYSRIQRSLVYQRSKALSSVRPFGTQIKMYDEDHEWLNHSITPTRLSSQNFRATVGEGDHSYEASILNISGTSFGALSPSAIQALNTGAQLGGFAHNTGEGSISPYHVAGGGDLIWQVSTGYFGCRTKGGQFDPALYKEKALSEQVKMIEIKLSQGAKPGHGGILLAPKVTQEIAETRGVTVGEDCVSPSNHSEFSTPAGLLDFADRLRELAGGKPVGIKLCIGHPWELAAIVKAMVEKQQYLDFITVDGAEGGTGAAPLEFADRLGCPLTDALVYVDNALIGAGLRXRVKVAASGKIVSAYDILXHIAXGADWCXMARPFMFSVGCIQGLACESGNCPTGVATMNPKRYRALDIDDRASRVANFHKNTLHVVKEMIEACGLQHPAELNRRHIVRRVSSSQIMLADQXFPRVPPDALINGEKCDDPRLDVYWSRVSADSFSLVPD, translated from the coding sequence ATGTATACTTTTTCGGATTGGCTTTGGGGTCGTTATTCTGGGTTATTCTATTCTGCAGCGGGGGCTGTAGCATTCTTTGCGGCTAGTATAGCCAATATGATGTTCCTTCCGGCGTGTCTGATTTTTACGTTTGTGGCTGCCGTGGGGGCTGCTAATTTTTCCCAGAAGCGATCTAATGTCCTAACTAACTATCCTATTTTAGCGTATTTCCGATTCTTTTTTGAGAATATACGTCCTGAGCTTCGTCAATATTTTTGGGAGTCGGATAGCGATGAACTGCCGTATTCTCGTATCCAACGCTCTCTCGTCTATCAGAGGTCCAAAGCCTTATCTAGCGTGCGTCCGTTTGGAACACAGATAAAAATGTATGATGAAGATCATGAGTGGCTTAATCATTCCATTACACCCACTCGCCTGAGTTCACAAAATTTTCGGGCAACCGTTGGAGAGGGAGACCACAGTTACGAGGCTTCTATTCTCAATATTTCGGGCACATCTTTTGGTGCATTGTCACCCTCGGCAATTCAGGCTTTGAATACTGGTGCTCAACTTGGCGGATTTGCCCACAACACTGGTGAGGGAAGCATATCTCCATACCATGTTGCCGGAGGAGGTGATCTCATTTGGCAAGTTTCGACGGGATATTTTGGTTGTAGAACTAAAGGTGGTCAGTTCGACCCAGCGCTCTATAAGGAGAAAGCCCTCAGTGAACAGGTTAAGATGATTGAAATAAAGCTTAGTCAAGGTGCTAAACCTGGACACGGAGGAATATTACTTGCGCCAAAGGTGACCCAGGAAATAGCAGAGACTCGCGGTGTAACGGTCGGGGAGGACTGCGTATCCCCATCTAACCATTCAGAGTTTTCCACGCCAGCGGGCCTGTTGGATTTTGCAGATCGACTTAGAGAGTTGGCGGGAGGCAAACCCGTTGGCATCAAGCTGTGCATCGGCCATCCTTGGGAATTGGCAGCTATAGTCAAAGCCATGGTGGAAAAACAACAGTATCTAGATTTTATAACGGTCGACGGCGCGGAAGGTGGCACAGGAGCAGCTCCTTTGGAATTTGCAGATAGATTGGGATGCCCGCTGACCGACGCGCTAGTCTATGTTGATAATGCCTTGATTGGCGCGGGCTTAAGAGANCGCGTGAAGGTNGCGGCATCCGGTAAAATTGTGAGTGCCTATGATATATTGAGNCATATAGCNNTGGGCGCCGATTGGTGCAANATGGCAAGGCCTTTCATGTTTTCTGTTGGGTGTATTCAAGGATTGGCTTGTGAATCCGGNAATTGTCCGACAGGTGTTGCTACAATGAATCCAAAGCGATATCGAGCACTTGATATTGATGATAGAGCAAGCCGGGTTGCGAATTTTCATAAAAATACTCTTCATGTTGTAAAGGAGATGATTGAAGCTTGCGGGTTACAACACCCNGCTGAGCTCAATAGAAGACATATTGTGCGAAGGGTATCATCTAGCCAAATCATGCTGGCTGATCAANTNTTCCCNAGGGTGCCTCCCGACGCTTTGATCAACGGAGAAAAATGTGATGACCCNAGATTAGATGTTTATTGGTCCCGGGTGAGTGCCGACAGCTTTTCTTTAGTTCCCGACTAA
- a CDS encoding heme-binding protein, with translation MTSRSLLIVIVGYLLAGCSALGIRGEYEQATYVVVEKLSEQIEIRLYEQRLAVESTVDILNYDDGRNSAFRMLFDYISGNNYAAELASPEGDDXYTQVAMTTPVETSRTPAGGMRMRXFLPAEFTLDTAPRPVDPKIRIIQLETQLQAVLRFSGVASESSVEKXVKELFETLEQSPWDTEGEPATYVYDPPWTIPFFRRNEIVIPVVSTLSQKP, from the coding sequence ATGACATCTCGGTCGCTCTTAATTGTAATTGTAGGTTATCTGCTTGCAGGGTGCTCCGCGCTTGGTATTAGGGGAGAGTATGAGCAAGCGACTTATGTTGTTGTGGAAAAGTTATCTGAGCAAATTGAAATTCGTCTTTATGAGCAACGATTGGCGGTTGAATCTACTGTCGATATCCTAAATTACGATGACGGCAGAAACTCGGCGTTCAGGATGCTGTTCGACTATATTTCCGGGAACAACTATGCGGCAGAACTAGCCTCTCCTGAGGGTGACGACNCCTACACACAGGTTGCGATGACTACACCGGTAGAAACATCGCGTACCCCTGCAGGAGGCATGCGGATGAGATTNTTCTTGCCCGCCGAGTTTACCTTGGATACGGCGCCGCGACCCGTGGATCCTAAAATTCGAATAATTCAACTGGAAACGCAACTGCAGGCGGTGTTGCGTTTTAGTGGCGTTGCCAGTGAGAGTTCTGTGGAAAAAAGNGTGAAAGAGCTGTTTGAAACGCTGGAGCAATCTCCTTGGGATACTGAGGGTGAACCAGCTACCTATGTGTACGATCCGCCTTGGACTATCCCATTTTTTCGGCGGAATGAAATTGTGATCCCGGTTGTGTCTACCTTGTCTCAGAAACCATAG
- the folE gene encoding GTP cyclohydrolase I FolE, giving the protein MDDLVGDIEAKDKEVNVTSXSERRHPSQSEAEAAVRTLIEWAGDDPDREGLRDTPKRVAKAYQEFFVGYREDPAVVLGATFAETADYDGIVTLRDIRLESHCEHHIVPILGKVHIGYLPAGRVVGISKLARLVEVFAKRLQIQEALTSQIADTIQKVLEPQGVGVVIEAAHQCMTTRGIRKPGVSMVTSRMLGAFRDDPAMRREFLDMIGDVGGNRK; this is encoded by the coding sequence ATGGATGACTTGGTCGGTGATATAGAGGCTAAAGATAAAGAAGTGAATGTTACGAGCNTAAGTGAGCGTAGGCATCCCAGTCAATCGGAAGCCGAAGCAGCTGTCCGAACTCTTATAGAGTGGGCTGGTGATGATCCGGATCGAGAAGGTCTCAGGGATACACCGAAGAGGGTGGCCAAAGCCTATCAAGAGTTTTTTGTCGGATATAGAGAAGATCCAGCGGTTGTTCTTGGCGCAACATTTGCAGAAACAGCTGACTATGACGGGATCGTTACATTGCGGGATATTCGGCTCGAATCCCACTGCGAGCATCACATTGTTCCCATCCTTGGCAAGGTCCACATTGGGTATCTGCCGGCCGGGCGCGTGGTTGGAATCTCGAAGCTCGCCCGCCTTGTAGAAGTATTCGCTAAGCGCTTGCAAATTCAAGAAGCTCTGACCTCCCAGATAGCGGATACCATACAGAAAGTGTTGGAGCCTCAAGGGGTTGGTGTGGTCATTGAGGCAGCGCATCAGTGCATGACCACCCGAGGTATTCGTAAACCGGGGGTCAGCATGGTAACAAGCCGAATGCTTGGGGCATTTCGGGACGATCCGGCCATGCGTCGNGAATTTCTGGACATGATTGGTGACGTGGGCGGAAACCGGAAGTAA